From Oryzias latipes chromosome 3, ASM223467v1:
AAATGGAACAGAAGTCTGATACGAATAAATGTTAAACCCCAAATATTTTGGTGCCTGTCAGTCCATGTGAAGGGTCTTAACCCAGAATGACAGACATGCGGCAGTATGTTGACGTCTTCACATTTTCACCAGCCATGTCTTTACACCATTTGTAGGAAGCTGTTCAGAAAATGctggatgaagcagaaaatcaggtaaaaaaaaacaaaacaaacacttgggatattaaataaaaaataaatttgacagTTATGGatttaaaacactttgtttATGAAGTCTGCGTAAGTGTTTACATCATCATGTGCTATGTGCTACAATCATGTTTTAGGATGCCAGACTCTGTCAtgttttcatggttttgttgCATTGCAGCTTGAACATAAAGGACCATGGATGAACCCTGAGGCTCCTGTGAACATGAACTTTGAGAATTATGGAACAGAGCGTGATGTTGCCAACTGTCCTTTCTTTCTGAAGACCGGAGCTTGTCGATTTGGAGAaaggtgcttttcttttttccattgctaatatcatttttaaatgtacatcTTACTTCGAGGCAATTTTTCCCTATAAATTTGATCATATTtatcccactttttttttttttttttttacgtgtgcaGATGTTCTCGGAAGCATGTCTACCCCACATCCAGCCCGACTCTCATGATCCGTGGCATGTTTATGACCTTTGGGATGGAGCAATTGCGGCGCGACGATTATGACATGGACGCTTGTTTAGAGCACAGTGAGGAGGACCTGCACGAGTCTTTCCTTGAGTTTTACCATGACGTTCTCCCTGAGTTTAAGAGTGTTGGCAAGGTGGTGCAGTTCAAGGTAAGATAGCCGTGTAtggctgtgctttttttttaaacccttttttattttttttggaaatattttggCTCCAGTGTATTATTTTGAAGCAGAACTTCCTTCTCAGTCGTGATACTTTAGCGACATCCTTCTATTTTGTCCTAAAATTAGTTTTTGCTGAAGAAAATACACTTTTAGTCggtttgacactttttttctgttcttatcAGGTCTGCTGCAATTACGAACCACACCTGAAAGGCAATGTTTATATTCAGTTTGAGACGTAAGTTTACAACAAATCCATTATCATTAGACTTTAGATACTTAGGTGGATAAGTCTTTATTTGTGTGTCCTCTTGTTTTTCTAATCAGAGATGATCAGTGCAAGGAGGCGTTAATGAAGTTTAATGGGAGGTGGTACGCAGGCAGGCAGCTTCAGTGTGAAATATCTCCTGTTACACGGTGGAAGAATGCTATATGTGGTGAGATATTTGGTCCTTTTTGAATAAATATGTTACAGATTTAAACAACATAATGATAACATCCTCATTTTCTCCCCcggttgtttgttgttgttgtttgtaggTCTGTTTGACAGACGTAAGTGTCCTAAAGGGAAACACTGTAACTTCCTGCATGTGTTTCGAAACCCTGGCAATGAATTCTGGGAGGCAGACAGGGATCTGCATCTCTCCCCCAACCGAAACCCCCAGAGCAGTCGCAGAGACGGTTGGTACTCGGAACGATCCAGAGAACGCTCATCGAGGTACAGCCGCTACAGCAGAAGCCCAGTTCGATCGGAGAGGTCTCGCAGCAGACGGGAAAGTGACAGGCACAGAAGCAGGAGCAGGGAGGTTAGGAGCCCCCACCGAGACAAAGGATCTGCCAGATCTCGGCACAGCGACAAGGGGGCGGACAGGTATCGGAGCAGAAGcagggagaggaggaagaggagccgaAGTAGAGACAGGGGGTCTAAATATAGGGATAACAGTGAAGAGGGAGACTGTGGAGATGAAGAACCTCACACAGAAGCAAGAGCAAAGTTACGAAGTACAAGCAGAGAAAGGAAAAGGAAGAAGCGAAGTAGAGACAGGAGCTCAAAGAAACCAGATAAAAGTAAGAAATCGACTGCAGATGAGAACACACCGAGCTTCCAAAAACGctctaaaaaaaggaaaaagagcaAGAAGAAGCACAAGAGGAAAAGCCCGAAGTCTGATTCATCTGCAGAGTCCAACACGGAGAACCAGTCTGACGAAGAGGCTGCGGATCATCCTTCAGCACAAAGTTCGAGTGAAGACGTCAATGAAACGGAGACAACTCAGGAGAAAAGTGTTGAGAATGATTTAAATTCTGAGACAAAACTTGAGAGTGAACTGGCTAGAAATGGCCCCACTTGTGAATGAttgtttttcatctgcagaTATGTTAGCCTTTGTCATGGCGCTGTTTTAGTCATCCTTTTGTTCTAGAACGTTATGCATCCATCTGGGAAAAGAGGTCCTATCATTCTCAGTCTGTAAAAGCACTTTCCACAATAGATCTGTGTTAAAACAGTGTTGTTTCAAATAAATACTGAATTACGGCAGGAACTGGGATTATTTAGAACAAAACCAAAGCATTTCCTTTTGAACACATTTATTTGtgataacttttaaaaataagaaagcaCTGGCAGTGTTGAATACAAAAAGTGACTTAAATTTGCTTAAACCAAGAAGTTGTTCAGCTGTGGATTATAGCAAAGAGGGCTTGATGGAACAGATGGAGGACTTCCTGTTTTGATAAAGCATCTCTTCATAGCAGCCTTCAAACAAGTTGACAAGTGAGGAATACTGAAGGGTTTATTTTATGAATTTCATCTTTCAGATAGGTTCAGACATGTctgattcaaaaaaaaaaattaatactgATGAACTCCagacaaatggaaaaacaagaTCTAAAGAAAATCccatttctaacttttttttttaactctttttacAGACACCTTCAAGACAGCAGTACACAGTGTTCTTTGGTCATATATATTTATCCTAAATTCTGGATTATTCTGCAGaaataatgttttatatttGGGTACCTGTTTGATTTCGATAATGCCTTTTTAaatccaaagaaataaaaaatgatagcAGTTTAACAAACGATAACATACACCGAATTCCCACAtttaacataaatgtaaacattttttgtgaaacatCAAATCCACTAAACATTAGGACCGACAACGATGGCCTCGCATCTTCCCACGCATGAGATCATGTAAGCGTTAAGCCTAATACTAGACTATGCACTGAagtttggttttttaaaatcGAATGTAATCATATGTATTGTCATAAAGCATAATGGattgtttttgacaaaattgTGAAAACAAATCTGCTCTAAACGCATTCCTGGACTAAAAGAAAACCATCTGAATGACATATTGAACTACAACCCTTTAAAGAAGACTTGACAAACCCAGCAGAGGAGTTTCAGCTGATTTCTCTGTATTTTTCCATTATTTATCCCTAAACCAAAACTTACATGGAACCCAATCATGCTGTGATGAAGAAAACAGAACTCGGCAAAAGTTAACAGCAAAAAAATCCATTGTGAATGTGAGGATTCTTAAAATGTCATCAGAACCGGTTGCTTTAACCTTCTTTATGACTAGAGTACACAAAGCCACAACATTTGGAGCTCAGGACAAGTAAATGGCAGAGGTGACGATCTGCATTGGGACTTGTCCGGTTGGTGCTACATTGCTGAATATTGTGAAGCTCAGAACGAGGACGTGATGAACACCAAATACTGTAGAATACACCAAGGCAGCGTGTCTACATTTAAAACACTGAAACCACAGAGAGAAGCACACGCAAAAAGGATGATACAAACCAGTACAGAATAATACAGCACATTTATGGTGGGGATATGCATACAACACTGATTCACTGAACAGGAGAGGATGCAATGGAGACAAATGCAGATATAATGTGTCAAAAGGGTAGAAATGAGGGTTTATGTCAACCCAATTTCTTCTAAGACACTCCGTGGCGCCTCGGCCTCCTGGATtagaagagacagaaaaaacaatggATGTTTCCTATTATTCATCAAAACAAATGACATTTGACTACATTTCTACAGCAAGATGGAGTCTTTTAAAGTGGGTTTCACACACCAGTTGAAATACTTCATCTTAACCCTTAACAGTCCAGACCCTTTAGTTAAACTTAAGAATTTGCTCTAATTATTTATCTTTACAACTATGTTTTGTTGCAATGCTTGATATTTTTTAGTCCTAGATATTTTTTAGTAAACatattcttttttatattaGACAATAATTTCACATTAAAGCCGAAGCTTTCGAAAGAACCCAATTCCGgatacttgatttttttttacagcagaaatcacaaaaatttagatcaaacagtttttatgtttcataACAAAAGATCATATATTTAGAGATAAATTAAAGTTGTATAAATCCAcaaataaagcaaagaaaaggttAATACAATCTGAAAACCTTCTAAAAAACTAGGTAAAACTCCATTGAACTACATCTAATGTTCCGAATCATTTTTTCAATGATGTGTCATGACACTCTAAGAGCTCTAAAAATTTCAAAGCTGTAAACATTTAGAATCTTTCACGTAAAATCTTAAACGAAATGGATATTTGGGGGGGTGGAGGGTCCATTCCTGCATCAATGTAAAGTCACTGCTGACTTCAAGGGCTACTAAGGGTTAATGTGAGTAAACTGGGGTCCGATCATACCTCTTGCAGCAGGTCGGCCTGCTCGATGGCCTTCAGCACATTCTTTTTGGACGTTTCCTGGGCCTCGCCCCCCAACAGGAACTCATCCAGGATAAAGTAGGCTTTCTCGAAGTTGAAGATAATATCCAGTTCACAGACCTGTTAGACAGCAAAAGCCCACAgacaaaagaaatccaaattaGAACGATTTAGCTCAAAAATCCTCAGTAACTTCTTAATTAAAAGTGTTTGACTTACGCTGCCAAAATACTTGTCCAGCAGCTCCACATATCTGTGGATTATCTCCAGGGTGATCAGTTCATTATCCTGATCCTCTACTGCGCAGCAGAAGTACAGGCTTGCATACCTTGATCAaggtagaaaaacaaacaaacccaaaaacatTGTAAAGAGAAAGACAAGTATGTTTCTAAATGTGATTTGCAgcactaaataataataataataataataggagTGAAATACAAACGTTTACAGCAACATTTATCTCAGactttcaaacacattttagtcTTCCTATGAGAATCTATATGTTGAAATCTCCCCACAGCTTCCTGTCATATGATCATAGTTTCAGTCCAGAGTATTGCTTCCACTGTTTCTGTTCATCTCTCCCATGACAAATGAGCTGTCTGAGATTACCAGTAAGTGAAATAtagttaaaataacttttttcccccaagcGATACGGGGGACGTTTCCAGTTCCTGTCAAGGACAACCATCTGTAGCTATTGATGTCTGCAGCCATGTCctcatagagaaaaaaaaaacaaaaaaacaagtggccAGCAGGACCCTGATAGTCTTGTCAAGAAGTAACAATCGTTTTTATATTCAAGAACAATTTTTGTATCTGTCCACATtctaacaaactttttttttgtttagtttggaGGGcagataaagaaataatcacaaCAGGAGGAGATTAATTGTGCAAGTTCTGCCTGAAAACAAACTTAATGTAAATAACAGATCAAGAAGCATCCGTCCAGTTTCTCTGAAATTTCAAAGAAACCGCATAATGcttcaggtgaatttctaccTTTTGTACACAATCTTGAGATCCCTCCACTCGAGGAAGCTGCACATCTTGGGCTTCCTGGCCAATATAGTCTGGACCAAGTCTCTAGAAATTTTCTTCCTCTCCTTGTCAGACAGAGGGACATACCACTTCTGTAACCGCAGTTTCCCCTGACGGCTGAACAACAGCATGAACTGCATGATCTTGGGGACAAAAAAACCCGCAGTTCAATCCAGATgtacaaacatttaaatgtctgTTAGTGTTATAGAGAAACATGCCTGGGGAAAAATGTCCGGCATCATGATAGTGACAAAGCAAATGTCAACTTTCTTAATTCCAAGTTTCCACATACCGGTAAGTTTATTTGAACGGAAAGGTCCGGTGAGGAAACGCATGCTATACAATTTCGATATTTTCGACCTTGAATATCTTTTATAACAGGCCAATGACCCCCAAACTAATTTTGACACAAAGTTTTAGCAGTTCGTTTAGCTAATGTTAGCCCCACACAACATCAAAACCACCCTCCCTGCGTAACATTTGCGCCCCCTCCCGCGATGACATCAAGCTACAACATAACAAAATGGTAAACAAGATGTTTTACCTTCGAGTTAATCGCCAAAAACCTGGAAATGTACTCGTTAAACCTTGGCAGGTAGAAATAACAACCCGCAGTTTATCATTAAAAATATGAAGGCTAGCTTTATAGATGCTAAACTCCCCAGTGCAGGCTGGGGGAGACGACAGCTCAGTTCTGTGTTGTGATTGGCCGGACGGGACGGAGCAGTGCGATTTGATTGGCTGTTTGATTCCGTTATTCACGTCGTTTTTACGTTATTTCCAGTCGAAACGCCATGGCAagcgttgccagattgggcggttttcaGCCCATGAGGAGGATTCTGAACTTTCGTTAGTCATTCTGGCAACCTTTGTCCAGCAGTGGCCAGGTTAGACTCTGGCAGCCCCGAGACCCCGAAAGGCATGTAGCGGATTTAGAAAAGGGATGGATGGAACCAATTTAACAACATCTGGGGGACCTGTGCAGTTGCTTTGAATTTTAGGAGATGATTAGTTGGTGAAACTCCGTTTCACCAACTAATCATCTCCTGCAGAATTGGGGCAGATATCTCCACAGCATTGTTTGAAAATTCTGTTTGCAAAggttttatgagctggaacACAATTTTATgcaatacataaacaaatacttGAAATTGATCAAGTAGTGATTACACTTTCCCATGGTGTTCAATTTTTTCGGAAAACGTCTGTACTGCACACAAATGTTTGTATTCCATAAGTTTACTCTCgcattttatctttttgtttcatcaatttttttctatgtttagttgtattttctttatttatctttattttttattcccttttgggatTGTTACTAATAATTAGAATCTTCctaaggacaaaaaaacaaatgtttatattCCATGTAGATCACAGGTATTTGTCGCCCTCTACCGAAATGATTTGGTACAACAACAAAGTTCTGCGTCCAAAGCAAGAACAGGCGATTGGCGCCCTCTATTGGTCGTGCCTGACACATGAGAACATTCTGTCTCCTCGTCAGAATGGATGGACGTTGGCGCACAAACGCCCCGTCCTGGCCCGACTTCATGTAGGGAACTTCCTCTGCAGTCATCTACACAGCCCGACGCTTTCAGGGAAGCACCTTGACAGGGAAAGCCGGCTTGGTGGTCGTAAGTACGGCTCTGTGAACTTGTTTTGGAAATGTTGCTTTCGTTCTGAACAACTGGATGCTACGCAGCAGCTAGCGATCCTAGCACCTGACCAGCCCTTACAGGACAGCAGGATTTCTGAGGATGCCAGGAGACCTTAATGACTAAGGTAATGCTAATAATCAGGACGCACGCGGGTGTCCCGGGTGAGCGGGACTGAGTGACAGAGTTGACACTTGTTGTGTGGGCAGCGCTGAGGCAGGATGAGGAGCCGCAGTAACTCAGGAGTGAGGCTGGACGGATATGCCAGGCTGGTCCAAGAAACCATCCTGTGTCACCAGGTGAGTCCAGGAGGAACCAGACACTTATCCTCTTTAAATccagggaaataaaaaaaaaaacaaacaaacaaaaaaaaaaccattacatttttatttactgaaTTCTTTAAACTTCCATAACTGTATGTAATTTCCAGACTGTGTttgaaacatctttttttttcttctaaaatgtgaggttatttaccttttttttgcttcaactgTGCTTATTAAgccattataataataataaataaaaaaaaagaagttaaaaaatcctaaatagagcataaaaacaaataaaaggaacAACACATCAGAAATCTAATCAAAtcagtttgtttattgattAGCTCCTGTTTTCCACATgcataaaacaattaaacaacaacaaaaaaaagcacatggGTGTTGATGTACACTGTATTCATGCCGatgtttctcctcctctgtggttAAAGGTTGAACTACATCAGctgcagagaaataaacaaagtgTGAGCAAAGTTCAGCTGCTGGAATAACCAGAGCGCCTTTATCAGCTCCTGGGTTCACACTGACACTGTCAGCAGCTGTCTGAGTTAAAACTGTTGCACTGAGGGTCCCTCAGCACAGACGGGGGACTATCGGCTTTCCACGCACTCGCATTGGTCAGAAGACACAGGAGGACCGACACCCTCTGAACACGTGTCGTTCACTACAAGAGAGCAGAAGGCACAAATGCTTCATATTCTAGTATTTCCTGGGGGAAATGtgagacacaaacacaccagcAGTTATTATAATCCATGGTTTTGACGTTATTTAGCCACTCAGAAATAATAAATCCCACACTATTTATGATTTTTGATTCATCTCCAGGACCtttaaactgtttgaaaaagataatttgctgttttgttgttgttgtattgaATGAATTTATCTTTAGGTTGAGCGTAAACTTGTTAAACCGATACTGTTTGTTTTAGGGAAATATCCGTAcctgataataataaaataaaataaaaatcgtGTTACAGATAAATATATGGAAGCAGTTTTAGGTTACagtaattttcttgttttattgaaaGCCTGCGGTGAATTTCTAGATTTTACTGCATCGTCAGGGGTGTTGATGAAACTATCAAAAAGCAAACTCCCGTTTAGTGTTTTTGCATTGAACTGCCTTGTCAAAGAATTCATTGCTTGTACTTTGTGATGCTGTTATGTTTGAAGGGTTGCAAGCCAGAAAAGACATTTAATCAGCACTAATAAAGCATTattctttaaattttagttgacataaaattgacaaaataataaacaacaaaaaatacgtTTGAGTATTTTGACCGGGCAAAATACTCAAAAAGGGCAAAAGCTATGGCTTAGAAACCCAAACGAATTAGCGCTGTGGCAGAAGGACATTGTCTCCTGCTGAAAGATGACAGctgcttttcctatttttattataattcttTTTTGGTTAATAGAAGAACAGAAGCTGAAGATTGTAGAATACATCGATTGTTTTTAGGTGATACGTttcctacggtggccctgaagttcaaatcacatcaacaaatcacttgacacaaaaacatttcagagatcacaatgacaataaaaacaacaacaaaaaacaaaacgtcagaaaccaaaatgtaaaaaaaacacaaaataaaaactacattttggagggaaaaaaattgaatttccagaagacaaaatgaaattttcaaaaatgaaaaacatttcaagaagCAAAAGGAAATGTTGGAAAAAGGAAACACAATGGGAAACCGGAAAAGGTGGGTACTGAGGGACATGTTCAGTGTCGCTTCAAGCCAAATAACTTTCAGTTTAAATGAActtcaaacatcatcatccaatcagcgatgtccctcAGGACCTACCTTCTTTTTGGTTTCAcgttgtgtttcatttttccatcatttcattttgttttctgaaatgttttttattttatttttgaatattactttttgttttctggaaattcattttgtcctctgaaatgttttttcataattgttttttacGAAATGTAACTCTgctttttatcatttgttttttaatattttatgtatTGAGGGATTTGTTGAATGATTTGCACTTAAGGGCCACCTTAATTTTCCccttaaaacacatttcatacGTTTCCTTTCTTCAGAACCCAGTGACCGGACTTCTTCCTGCCAGCATCCAGAAGAAGGACGCCTGGGTGAGGGACAATGTGTACAGTATCATGGCGGTGTGGGGGCTGGGGATGGCGTACCGCAAGAACGCCGATCGGGACGAAGATAAAGCCAAAGCCTACGAGCtggagcaggtgtgtttgtcacaGAGCGCGACGATGAAGAGCAATcgaatcctctttttttttttttttagatcacaaaaactatttttggacAGGAGAATGCAGAAAAGGTCGTGGTTGGGGTCATAGCCTCATGTGAACAGCAAAAGTCAGGGATGTCAcattgtagttaaaaaaaataaagggtaAAAAGGAGTATGTGTAAACTTTatataaaatgtttgcatttgtgtccctttaaataataaaattgatTCATTAACCTTAATGAATAgttatacagaaaaaaatatagaaacaaaAGTTAATCTAGATCAGGCATTATTAATtgtcacaacaattttaatatacttatatttttacagattttattCGGTTTCTTGCTCTATCATTTTCTTCTCTCTAAATGGTAATAAGCATTTACTGATGGCTGTCTTTAACTTGTGTTTTGGTGGCAGAGTGTAGTAAAACTAATGCAGGGGCTCCTCCAATGCATGATGAGACAGGTAAGAGACCAACGCAAACATTCTGCCTTTACAGGTTCCCTTgtttacacacaaacatattGGACTGCAGCAGAAAATCAAGTTTGAACTTTTGTTTCTTGACCTTTTGCTTTTCACACAGCCTGTTCAGTGGAGCCAGTTATTGAAATAATCATGCATTTTGTGGTGCAAGAACCAAATTTGACATGGGTGTACCTTAGGATTCCCTAAGAAAAGCACGTTAGTCACTAGAAAACtacaagattttaaaatatatattattaataCATGTAATGGTGTTCTGTAGGTACCCctcaagtttaaaaaattgcCTTTTGTGTATTAACAATTcaaattaggcctgcacaataaatcacaaattcatCGTTattgcgatatcaagctgtgcaatgtgAATATTGCAAAAAACGGCAACATTTGTGATAAATGGTTATGTTAAATTTGCTAAAACAGTCTTATGGCACCTTGAagtattttttacaaatcaaaaaaaatacctttatgcatttgaccaatcagatagagccctgttatgttagacgctttcctcctatgtagactaggagtataatttaagttatgtggACTTTTAACTTTTCTGAATTAgcctgttgcagtgaaatggaaatgatgtatttagttgttctgctatttgttaatttatcgcaagttatatcgccattgcaatattgatcactaatatcacaaaTCGGGCATTTTCCTTGTATCGTGCAGCTCTACTCCATATTGTTGAGACTGGGATAAATAGACGATGAATATTTTTGATACAATTAATGCTGCGGTCACAAATGTAACTGGGGCCGTGTGATGGGGAGGCATCGGCAGAATCAACACGATTTCAGTCCGctgcctgatttttttttttttttgttgaaaatcgTTGGTGTGGTCATGAATGTAGGCGTCAGTCAGTCAGGCAGGGATGATGCCGTTATCAAATCGGGCGACAGCTGGGAGGCCACATGCTGccctgcagcagctctgattggactaTCCGTCGATCTCAAGTGCCACCGGCTGCTCGGTAGCCCGGTGGTACATAAAAACTGGGCCATTCTGCACCAGTGGTCATTTGCAACTCATATTTTGAGCACGCACTATAATCATGTCCGTTTTACAAATGCACTCATGACTAGCACTACGGCTCTGAAGCATTACTTTTAGTTTGGCCTTATTTTGTGTGTAGTCCCTGTTGCTACAGCAAATAAGGGGTTCATAACGCTGTTTTCACAGGTGGATAAGGTGGAGAAGTTCAAGCTGACCCAGAGCACAAAGGACTGCTTGCATGCCAAATATGACACTCCCACCTGTGCTACTGTAGTTGGTGATGACGAGTGGGGTCATCTCCAGGTGGATGCTACCTCCATTTACCTGCTGATGCTTGCCCAGATGACAGCCTCAGGTGCATTGTTACTTATGTCatattcaaatatattttatttctgtgttatttttaaaaatctattttgttgTGAATTACTCCAAACATTAAGAGATTTGTCCGTGTTTTTGCATCTACACGCAGGTCTCAGAATCATTTCAACCCTCGATGAGGTAGCCTTTATCCAGAACTTAGTGTTCTACATAGAAGCAGCCTACAAAGTGGCGGTAAGCAGTTTTCTGACCTTTGTTTGGGAGGTTGCTGTCTAGAAGAAATAAGTGGAAACCTAAATATGCTTTACTGACTCaatgtttcaaagtaaaagcctaaGAGCAACATAAAAATTCCTTGAATCTGATGCAGCTTTTTCCACAAATATCCCAGCTAAACTGTTCTGTATAGAACGTTCTACAAGAAAATAATAGATGCAAGGATTTTCCACAATATTATTTTACCTCTGCAGGATTATGGGATGTGGGAACGAGGTGACAAGACCAACCAGGGCATTCCAGAGCTCAATGGCAGTTCTGTAGGAATGGCAAAGGTAGAGAATGCTTCATGTTCAAAACCAACTGAGCAGCTCACAAAAATCAAAGATGCTTTGTAAAAACTGTTCGGCATGAATGGAAGTTGTGCGTTGATGTTGCAGGCTGCTCTGGAGGCCATAGATGAACTGGATCTGTTTGGTGCTCACGGAGGGCCTAAGTCAGTCATTCATGTTTTGCCTGATGAAGTGGAGCACTGTCAGGTATGGCTGCACTAATCTC
This genomic window contains:
- the LOC101157435 gene encoding AP-1 complex subunit sigma-2 yields the protein MQFMLLFSRQGKLRLQKWYVPLSDKERKKISRDLVQTILARKPKMCSFLEWRDLKIVYKRYASLYFCCAVEDQDNELITLEIIHRYVELLDKYFGSVCELDIIFNFEKAYFILDEFLLGGEAQETSKKNVLKAIEQADLLQEEAEAPRSVLEEIGLT
- the zrsr2 gene encoding U2 small nuclear ribonucleoprotein auxiliary factor 35 kDa subunit-related protein 2 → MAASIPGPISAPILSQKQRKAAQRKERRRRKRQAVAQARESDVQGEAEEECTVDEENGEDTGLTEEERLQLHKEWLERERLAQEEFRLRVEREETARKKKEEEERMIKEEWEAQQKREQEEKEQKLQERRDREEAVQKMLDEAENQLEHKGPWMNPEAPVNMNFENYGTERDVANCPFFLKTGACRFGERCSRKHVYPTSSPTLMIRGMFMTFGMEQLRRDDYDMDACLEHSEEDLHESFLEFYHDVLPEFKSVGKVVQFKVCCNYEPHLKGNVYIQFETDDQCKEALMKFNGRWYAGRQLQCEISPVTRWKNAICGLFDRRKCPKGKHCNFLHVFRNPGNEFWEADRDLHLSPNRNPQSSRRDGWYSERSRERSSRYSRYSRSPVRSERSRSRRESDRHRSRSREVRSPHRDKGSARSRHSDKGADRYRSRSRERRKRSRSRDRGSKYRDNSEEGDCGDEEPHTEARAKLRSTSRERKRKKRSRDRSSKKPDKSKKSTADENTPSFQKRSKKRKKSKKKHKRKSPKSDSSAESNTENQSDEEAADHPSAQSSSEDVNETETTQEKSVENDLNSETKLESELARNGPTCE